From Drosophila suzukii chromosome 2R, CBGP_Dsuzu_IsoJpt1.0, whole genome shotgun sequence, a single genomic window includes:
- the LOC108010090 gene encoding glycine, alanine and asparagine-rich protein isoform X2: MFVLLGVLCLLQTASLVPAQLITLRDGKVGVNFAGFHADAGLGGLLTGNSAHGGLSASAGTPWGSRAAAGLGGNLDGRAAGVGYAAAQANPSVGASALLGGSAGEHGYIGAEAHSPGRSVISSSSSNHGVQPAHPENPVPASPTSGPVATSHIQRVKPPKKYSLIKQDVKSEAKAVHVHKYKSVQRPQAVNNRFLAPQAQGPVGLALDIPIGILRSLQQSLGALTGGVVPAVAGAAAGAGVGGGANAGANAGAGAGVAPNAH; this comes from the exons CCCGCCCAG CTGATTACACTGCGCGATGGCAAGGTGGGCGTGAATTTTGCAGGATTTCACGCGGACGCGGGACTCGGAGGACTCCTCACAGGAAACTCTGCCCACGGCGGACTCAGCGCCTCGGCCGGAACTCCGTGGGGTTCCCGGGCAGCCGCGGGTCTGGGCGGCAATCTGGATG GAAGAGCCGCCGGCGTGGGCTATGCCGCCGCCCAGGCCAATCCTTCCGTGGGGGCCAGTGCTCTTCTGGGTGGCAGCGCTGGGGAACATGGTTATATCGGTGCCGAGGCCCACAGTCCAGGAAGGAGTGTGATCTCCTCATCCTCCTCGAATCACGGTGTCCAGCCAGCTCATCCTGAAAATCCTGTGCCCGCTTCGCCCACTTCTGGTCCTGTCGCCACCAGCCACATCCAGAGGGTCAAGCCACCCAAGAAGTACTCGCTGATTAAACAAGAT GTGAAGAGCGAGGCCAAGGCGGTCCACGTCCACAAGTACAAGTCCGTCCAGCGACCTCAGGCCGTGAACAATCGCTTCCTGGCACCCCAAGCCCAAGGACCCGTGGGTCTGGCCCTTGAT ATTCCCATTGGCATTCTGCGATCCCTGCAGCAATCTTTGGGCGCTTTAACCGGTGGAGTAGTACCTGCAGTTGCAGGTGCAGCCGCTGGTGCAGGTGTAGGTGGAGGTGCAAATGCAGGTGCAAATGCAGGTGCAGGTGCTGGTGTAGCTCCCAACGCTCACTAG
- the LOC108010166 gene encoding focadhesin: MEDFASIKPNSSVVKLASCLEKIYAKVLESREKQVPEHQIKEIEFLKTQCKHDHMQLSLMSCQTLVRLVDEGVLEANGVQNSLLSMLANAGPMHFAIITESILGLQLLNLKRKTSSLKDQESYQCSYGLKTQQHPLISLLQHSSANMHDVANKIIGICQHHDKGIRDYSIEFLRPVFLYILCNPQTLHDVKPIWTCLLNLSGNQPEARALMQELLAWSKFNNASTCLCTSILVIEAIDHFLQREDHAQSIDLGLYQACLIKQLANFGIDPRPSLQCLLRVLHATREHTKDHYHVLLVLLAEVLHVLSPFYLADLLRIIVFVVVQERCGHEYILNMCLDGIIQWMSQTAFIPAEGLALAHQIVQKVLDTERSDQEGEIISTKQLKPAHMRNYHPDIAIAFDLANLVESFDASDNQDVFVFVDALNVKANTAFCQRLHLFLRALFLSKKPPVDCWFKIYEVILQIVKVNEGIAYDFLMTYIFKLAQENNPELQLELLRGLASFAVSKDNVPMILNTIRNLSTENGTFCVDLYLRLWRVEARTYPFLLKQIAQTLPENDKRWELQIARTHAMREICQEKPTLHGSELLPHLSNTLNNSFDEAGDLATSLALDAIYALCDSHTVNIASTWQALGSKFRNEQRPQTLKSLYRLFGLVPLLQTPTLEYEKLADDGLEQLWQAISRPGTDASQVRNALVALKNYEPGVTLNLRHIPAQFRFEIVGGGVGIGGPGGREVVDLQQETVPGEVWVQLLQKIRPECGDAAADLISHHIASEIGGFRSGVYRLPEGKPEPRKLVGLFATSPLRAVTNYLVSQARFGDYVPEPYAVTFALRSLSKKFPKPIPPLDWSCLTSFFHLSFDARKYCIMIAKNQAVNSGTAKRLLENFLVDFEPNCFEEDLLLLFSLLPEIANSVSLQILKNFAEKVAVYCFKESQLNDFAEGCLFEKFLESVKYIFTGKCDIPEVLDVFTLIVERYMDSMNLDSRLFERYTEVVATLHPNAIDGLTTPANWWETPVGKLKKATIIRCYLVLYNEKLPNPLKWLTPIIDAYEKRAEERPFFYRHLSATLYAFGSDEHASNWIAEMFLEIQMLLAEASNKEKSNRALYLLDIFILAVDVLSGCAVLLGSVDVVATDDKQRLLLFPESLQYLCDHIFWKDQEAKIYEFLFNLYKHTSMPSTYADVFREAIICSRNKAYFDNKGVWTKYVGLRK, encoded by the exons ATGGAGGACTTTGCCAGCATAAAACCCAACAGTTCGGTGGTCAAGTTGGCCTCCTGCCTGGAGAAGATCTACGCCAAGGTGTTGGAGAGCAGGGAGAAGCAGGTTCCGGAGCACCAGATCAAGGAAATCGAGTTCCTCAAGACGCAGTGCAAGCACGACCACATGCAACTCAGCCTGATGAGCTGTCAGACGCTGGTGCGCCTGGTGGACGAGGGCGTCCTGGAGGCCAACGGGGTGCAGAACAGCCTGCTCTCTATGCTGGCGAACGCTGG TCCCATGCACTTTGCCATCATCACTGAGAGCATTTTGGGTCTGCAACTGCTGAACTTGAAACGCAAGACCTCGTCACTCAAGGATCAGGAATCGTACCAGTGTTCTTATGGCCTGAAAACCCAACAGCATCCGCTGATCTCACTGCTCCAGCACTCCAGTGCCAACATGCATGATGTGGCCAACAAGATCATTGGTATTTGTCAGCACCACGACAAAGG CATTCGGGACTACAGCATAGAGTTCTTGAGACCAGTCTTCCTGTACATACTCTGCAATCCTCAAACTCTGCACGATGTGAAGCCCATTTGGACTTGTCTTCTGAATCTTAGTGGCAATCAACCCGAGGCTCGTGCTCTGATGCAGGAGCTGCTGGCATGGAGCAAGTTCAACAACGCCAGCACTTGCCTATGCACCAGTATTCTGGTCATCGAGGCCATCGATCACTTCCTGCAGCGAGAGGATCACGCCCAGTCCATCGACTTGGGCCTCTATCAGGCCTGTCTCATCAAACAGCTGGCCAATTTCGGCATCGATCCGCGACCCAGTCTGCAGTGCCTGCTTCGAGTGCTCCACGCAACGCGGGAACACACTAAAGATCACTATCACGTCCTCCTGGTGCTCCTGGCTGAGGTCTTGCACGTGCTGTCTCCTTTTTACTTGGCGGACCTGCTGCGCATCATCGTTTTCGTGGTGGTGCAGGAGCGCTGTGGCCATGAATACATTCTGAACATGTGTCTGGACGGAATTATTCAGTGGATGTCTCAGACTGCATTCATACCCGCAGAGGGCTTGGCTTTGGCCCACCAGATAGTCCAAAAGGTGTTGGATACTGAAAGATCGGATCAGGAGGGGGAGATAATCTCCACCAAGCAGTTGAAGCCCGCTCACATGCGCAACTATCACCCGGACATAGCGATCGCCTTTGATTTGGCCAATTTGGTGGAGTCCTTTGACGCCTCCGACAACCAGGATGTGTTTGTCTTTGTGGACGCCCTGAATGTCAAGGCTAACACGGCCTTTTGCCAGCGTCTACACCTCTTCCTGCGTGCGCTCTTCCTATCGAAAAAGCCGCCTGTGGATTGCTGGTTTAAGATATACGAGGTGATCCTGCAAATCGTCAAGGTGAACGAGGGCATTGCCTACGATTTCCTGATGACGTACATCTTTAAGCTGGCCCAAGAAAACAATCCGGAGTTGCAGCTGGAACTGCTTAGAGGATTGGCCAGCTTTGCCGTTTCCAAG gacAATGTACCCATGATACTCAACACCATAAGAAATCTATCCACCGAGAACGGCACATTCTGCGTAGATTTGTATTTGCGTTTATGGAGAGTGGAAGCGCGTACTTATCCCTTCCTGCTGAAGCAGATAGCCCAGACACTGCCAGAGAATGACAAACGCTGGGAGCTGCAGATTGCCCGCACCCATGCCATGCGGGAAATCTGTCAAGAAAA ACCCACTTTACATGGCTCGGAGCTACTGCCGCATCTCAGTAACACCCTCAACAATTCCTTTGACGAGGCGGGGGATCTGGCCACCTCCTTGGCTCTAGATGCCATATACGCTTTGTGTGATAGTCACACCGTAAACATTGCTTCCACTTGGCAGGCTTTGGGCAGCAAATTCCGGAATGAGCAGCGGCCGCAGACGCTTAAATCGCTGTACAGACTCTTCGGACTGGTTCCACTGCTGCAGACTCCAACGCTGGAGTACGAGAAGCTTGCAGATGATGGTTTGGAGCAGCTTTGGCAAGCCATTAGCCGACCGGGCACAGATGCCTCCCAGGTGCGAAATGCTCTGGTTGCCCTTAAAAACTACGAGCCGGGAGTCACTCTGAACCTACGCCACATTCCAGCACAATTTCGTTTCGAAATTGTTGGAGGAGGAGTGGGCATTGGAGGCCCCGGTGGTCGGGAAGTGGTAGATCTCCAGCAGGAAACAGTGCCCGGTGAGGTGTGGGTTCAACTACTGCAGAAGATTCGTCCGGAGTGTGGAGATGCGGCGGCGGATTTGATTTCCCATCATATAGCCAGCGAGATTGGCGGTTTCCGGAGCGGAGTTTATCGCCTGCCAGAGGGAAAGCCAGAGCCTCGGAAGCTGGTGGGTCTGTTTGCCACGAGTCCACTCCGAGCTGTCACAAACTATCTTGTGAGCCAAGCGCGCTTTGGGGACTACGTTCCAGAACCGTACGCCGTGACCTTTGCCTTGCGGTCGCTGTCCAAAAAGTTTCCAAAGCCCATTCCCCCGCTGGACTGGAGCTGCCTGACGAGCTTCTTCCATTTGTCCTTCGATGCTCGGAAATATTGCATCATGATAGCCAAAAACCAGGCCGTGAACTCGGGAACTGCCAAGCGGCTGTTAGAGAACTTCCTGGTGGACTTTGAGCCCAACTGCTTTGAGGAGGATCTCCTGCTCCTGTTCTCATTGCTGCCGGAGATTGCCAACAGTGTGAGCCTGCAGATCCTGAAGAACTTTGCCGAGAAGGTGGCCGTTTACTGCTTTAAGGAATCGCAGCTTAATGACTTTGCCGAAG GATGCCTGTTTGAAAAGTTCCTGGAAAGCGTCAAGTACATCTTCACTGGCAAATGCGATATACCCGAAGTGCTTGATGTTTTTACGCTGATTGTGGAGCGCTACATGGACTCTATGAATCTGGATTCCAGGCTCTTCGAACGCTACACTGAAGTGGTGGCCACGCTGCATCCCAATGCCATTGATGGTCTTACGACGCCTGCAAATTGGTGGGAGACTCCGGTGGGCAAGCTGAAAAAGGCCACCATCATTCGATGCTATTTGGTTTTGTACAACGAGAAGCTGCCGAATCCTCTGAAGTGGCTCACTCCCATCATAGATGCTTATGAGAAACGGGCGGAGGAGAGGCCTTTCTTCTATCGCCACTTGTCCGCCACACTGTATGCTTTTGGCAGCGATGAACACGCTAGCAACTGGATAGCGGAGATGTTCCTGGAGATCCAGATGCTGCTGGCCGAGGCCTCCAACAAAGAGAAGTCTAACAGGGCGCTCTACTTACTGGATATATTCATCCTGGCCGTGGATGTGCTTTCTGGCTGTGCCGTGCTGCTGGGCAGCGTGGATGTGGTGGCCACAGATGACAAACAGCGACTGTTGCTCTTCCCGGAGAGCCTGCAGTACCTGTGCGATCACATCTTTTGGAAGGATCAGGAGGCTAAG ATCTACGAATTCCTCTTCAATCTCTACAAGCACACGTCCATGCCATCCACCTATGCCGATGTCTTCAGGGAGGCCATCATTTGCTCCCGAAATAAGGCATATTTTGATAACAAGGGCGTCTGGACCAAATACGTAGGACTGCGTAAATGA
- the Mtmr6 gene encoding phosphatidylinositol-3,5-bisphosphate 3-phosphatase MTMR6 isoform X2, with protein sequence MDEIKLAKVENVRMIDRYNTKNPTVGTLYLTATHLIFVEPDSNKETWILHMHVASIEKLPLSTTGSPLLIRCKTFLSVTFVIPKDSECHDVYTSLLKLFQPVSINKLYCFNYQPNKDDFPKNAGWDYFKLEAEFKHMLVPNEAWTLCSMNEKYELCDTYPRQIYVPKEATTLMLISSSRFRSKGRLPALTYLHNNKASICRCSQPLSGFSARCLEDEQMLEAIRKTNSNTDYMYVVDTRPRINAMANRAAGKGYENEAFYENIKFHFLGIENIHVQRASLQKVLEACEQKSPTMSAFLNALESSGWLKHIRSILDTSSFIANAVDKGVSVVVHCSDGWDRTAQVCSLAQLMLNPYYRTIKGFQALIEKDWLAFGHKFSERCGHIQTDAREVSPIFTQFLDCTWQLMSQRSESFEFNERFLLILHDHVHSCQFGTFVGNCEKDRLDLKLAERTFSLWGFMANHLNEYINPLYKPNVDDTIKANLAPQCIKFWRGMYGRFESGIHPREPLGDLLLDSKEHCNSLEDHVQHLTKRIASFKNYISKSAKKLQDATSTTAKVSKEVSSSEINDNKYNYDKKLSELSAADDDHPLKASNMSFANLSLNAEQSSPPQALPEEINSVAVDWKPMRNVTTCSCSTPFDQFSKKTHCWRCGDIFCERCIDKNVALPGHDSGKPVPVCRGCFRQMQKQSP encoded by the exons ATGGACGAAATAAAGCTCGCCAAG GTGGAGAATGTGCGGATGATTGATCGCTACAATACCAAAAATCCCACGGTGGGAACCCTCTATCTGACGGCCACCCATCTGATTTTCGTGGAGCCCGACAGCAACAAGGAGACCTGG ATCCTCCACATGCACGTGGCCAGTATTGAGAAGCTTCCTTTAAGCACGACGGGATCTCCGCTGCTCATCCGCTGCAAGACCTTCCTGTCGGTCACATTTGTCATTCCCAAGGACTCCGAGTGCCACGATGTCTACACCTCGCTGCTGAAGCTCTTCCAGCCGG TGTCCATCAACAAATTGTACTGCTTCAACTACCAGCCGAACAAGGATGATTTCCCCAAGAACGCCGGCTGGGACTACTTCAAGCTGGAGGCCGAGTTCAAGCACATGCTGGTGCCCAACGAGGCCTGGACCCTGTGCTCGATGAACGAGAAGTACGAGCTGTGCGACACCTATCCGCGTCAGATTTACGTGCCCAAGGAGGCCACAACGCTGATGCTCATCAGCAGTTCGCGGTTCCGCTCGAAGGGGCGCCTCCCGGCGCTCACCTATCTGCACAACAACAAG GCCTCCATCTGTCGCTGCAGTCAGCCGCTGTCTGGATTCAGCGCCCGCTGTCTGGAGGATGAGCAAATGCTGGAGGCCATACGCAAGACGAACTCCAACACGGACTACATGTATGTGGTGGACACACGACCACGG ATTAATGCGATGGCCAACAGAGCCGCCGGCAAGGGATACGAGAACGAGGCCTTCTACGAGAACATCAAATTCCACTTCCTCGGCATCGAGAACATCCACGTCCAGCGCGCCAGTCTGCAAAAAGTCCTGGAGGCCTGCGAACAGAAGTCGCCCACGATGAGCGCCTTCCTAAATGCCCTGGAGTCGTCCGGCTGGCTAAAGCACATTCGCTCCATATTGGACACGTCGAG CTTCATCGCCAACGCCGTGGACAAGGGTGTCTCGGTGGTGGTCCACTGCTCCGACGGCTGGGACCGAACTGCCCAGGTCTGCTCGCTGGCCCAGCTCATGCTGAACCCCTACTACCGGACCATCAAGGGCTTCCAGGCGCTGATCGAGAAGGACTGGCTGGCCTTCGGGCACAAGTTCAGCGAGCGTTGCGGGCACATTCAGACGGACGCTCGCGAGGTGTCGCCGATCTTCACACAGTTCCTTGACTGCACATGGCAGCTAATGTCGCAGCGCAGCGAGTCCTTCGAGTTCAACGAGCGATTCCTGCTGATCCTGCACGACCATGTGCACTCTTGTCAATTCGGCACCTTTGTGGGCAACTGCGAGAAGGATCGCCTGGACTTGAAGCTGGCCGAGCGCACCTTCTCACTTTGGGGCTTCATGGCCAACCACCTGAACGAGTATATTAATCCGCTGTACAAACCCAATGTGGACGACACAATTAAGGCCAACCTGGCACCGCAGTGCATCAA GTTCTGGCGTGGCATGTACGGTCGCTTCGAGAGCGGCATCCACCCGCGGGAGCCACTGGGCGACCTGCTGCTCGACAGCAAGGAGCACTGCAACTCTCTGGAGGATCACGTACAGCATCTGACCAAGCGCATAGCCAGCTTCAAGAACTACATCTCTAAGTCGGCCAAGAAACTGCAGGACGCCACCAGCACCACGGCAAAGGTTAGCAAGGAGGTTTCCAGCAGCGAAATCAATGATAACAA ATACAACTATGACAAAAAGCTAAGCGAACTGTCGGCTGCCGACGATGATCATCCGCTGAAGGCCAGCAACATGTCCTTTGCCAATCTTTCCTTGAATGCCGAACAATCCAGTCCGCCGCAGGCCTTGCCCGAGGAAATCAATTCCGTGGCCGTGGACTGGAAGCCCATGCGCAACGTGACCACCTGCTCCTGCTCCACGCCCTTCGATCAGTTCAGCAAAAAG ACACATTGCTGGCGCTGTGGGGACATCTTCTGCGAGCGCTGCATAGACAAGAATGTGGCTCTGCCAGGACACGACAGTGGAAAGCCGGTGCCGGTGTGCCGAGGCTGCTTCCGGCAGATGCAAAAGCAGAGCCCGTAG
- the Mtmr6 gene encoding phosphatidylinositol-3,5-bisphosphate 3-phosphatase MTMR6 isoform X1, which produces MDFTRFMNKFNEIERQLSPTSALRLSFDNISPESEEPPDGNKRLWGVPVPPFVSEKVVSWIEEEFNEAPVFYNGNSVLKKVENVRMIDRYNTKNPTVGTLYLTATHLIFVEPDSNKETWILHMHVASIEKLPLSTTGSPLLIRCKTFLSVTFVIPKDSECHDVYTSLLKLFQPVSINKLYCFNYQPNKDDFPKNAGWDYFKLEAEFKHMLVPNEAWTLCSMNEKYELCDTYPRQIYVPKEATTLMLISSSRFRSKGRLPALTYLHNNKASICRCSQPLSGFSARCLEDEQMLEAIRKTNSNTDYMYVVDTRPRINAMANRAAGKGYENEAFYENIKFHFLGIENIHVQRASLQKVLEACEQKSPTMSAFLNALESSGWLKHIRSILDTSSFIANAVDKGVSVVVHCSDGWDRTAQVCSLAQLMLNPYYRTIKGFQALIEKDWLAFGHKFSERCGHIQTDAREVSPIFTQFLDCTWQLMSQRSESFEFNERFLLILHDHVHSCQFGTFVGNCEKDRLDLKLAERTFSLWGFMANHLNEYINPLYKPNVDDTIKANLAPQCIKFWRGMYGRFESGIHPREPLGDLLLDSKEHCNSLEDHVQHLTKRIASFKNYISKSAKKLQDATSTTAKVSKEVSSSEINDNKYNYDKKLSELSAADDDHPLKASNMSFANLSLNAEQSSPPQALPEEINSVAVDWKPMRNVTTCSCSTPFDQFSKKTHCWRCGDIFCERCIDKNVALPGHDSGKPVPVCRGCFRQMQKQSP; this is translated from the exons ATGGACTTCACCCGATTCATGAACAAGTTCAACGAGATCGAGCGCCAACTGTCCCCCACCTCCGCCCTCCGCCTGAGTTTCGACAACATTTCGCCGGAGTCGGAGGAGCCGCCGGACGGAAACAAGAGGCTGTGGGGCGTGCCCGTGCCACCCTTCGTCTCCGAGAAGGTGGTGTCCTGGATCGAGGAGGAGTTCAACGAGGCTCCGGTCTTCTACAATGGCAACAGTGTGCTCAAGAAG GTGGAGAATGTGCGGATGATTGATCGCTACAATACCAAAAATCCCACGGTGGGAACCCTCTATCTGACGGCCACCCATCTGATTTTCGTGGAGCCCGACAGCAACAAGGAGACCTGG ATCCTCCACATGCACGTGGCCAGTATTGAGAAGCTTCCTTTAAGCACGACGGGATCTCCGCTGCTCATCCGCTGCAAGACCTTCCTGTCGGTCACATTTGTCATTCCCAAGGACTCCGAGTGCCACGATGTCTACACCTCGCTGCTGAAGCTCTTCCAGCCGG TGTCCATCAACAAATTGTACTGCTTCAACTACCAGCCGAACAAGGATGATTTCCCCAAGAACGCCGGCTGGGACTACTTCAAGCTGGAGGCCGAGTTCAAGCACATGCTGGTGCCCAACGAGGCCTGGACCCTGTGCTCGATGAACGAGAAGTACGAGCTGTGCGACACCTATCCGCGTCAGATTTACGTGCCCAAGGAGGCCACAACGCTGATGCTCATCAGCAGTTCGCGGTTCCGCTCGAAGGGGCGCCTCCCGGCGCTCACCTATCTGCACAACAACAAG GCCTCCATCTGTCGCTGCAGTCAGCCGCTGTCTGGATTCAGCGCCCGCTGTCTGGAGGATGAGCAAATGCTGGAGGCCATACGCAAGACGAACTCCAACACGGACTACATGTATGTGGTGGACACACGACCACGG ATTAATGCGATGGCCAACAGAGCCGCCGGCAAGGGATACGAGAACGAGGCCTTCTACGAGAACATCAAATTCCACTTCCTCGGCATCGAGAACATCCACGTCCAGCGCGCCAGTCTGCAAAAAGTCCTGGAGGCCTGCGAACAGAAGTCGCCCACGATGAGCGCCTTCCTAAATGCCCTGGAGTCGTCCGGCTGGCTAAAGCACATTCGCTCCATATTGGACACGTCGAG CTTCATCGCCAACGCCGTGGACAAGGGTGTCTCGGTGGTGGTCCACTGCTCCGACGGCTGGGACCGAACTGCCCAGGTCTGCTCGCTGGCCCAGCTCATGCTGAACCCCTACTACCGGACCATCAAGGGCTTCCAGGCGCTGATCGAGAAGGACTGGCTGGCCTTCGGGCACAAGTTCAGCGAGCGTTGCGGGCACATTCAGACGGACGCTCGCGAGGTGTCGCCGATCTTCACACAGTTCCTTGACTGCACATGGCAGCTAATGTCGCAGCGCAGCGAGTCCTTCGAGTTCAACGAGCGATTCCTGCTGATCCTGCACGACCATGTGCACTCTTGTCAATTCGGCACCTTTGTGGGCAACTGCGAGAAGGATCGCCTGGACTTGAAGCTGGCCGAGCGCACCTTCTCACTTTGGGGCTTCATGGCCAACCACCTGAACGAGTATATTAATCCGCTGTACAAACCCAATGTGGACGACACAATTAAGGCCAACCTGGCACCGCAGTGCATCAA GTTCTGGCGTGGCATGTACGGTCGCTTCGAGAGCGGCATCCACCCGCGGGAGCCACTGGGCGACCTGCTGCTCGACAGCAAGGAGCACTGCAACTCTCTGGAGGATCACGTACAGCATCTGACCAAGCGCATAGCCAGCTTCAAGAACTACATCTCTAAGTCGGCCAAGAAACTGCAGGACGCCACCAGCACCACGGCAAAGGTTAGCAAGGAGGTTTCCAGCAGCGAAATCAATGATAACAA ATACAACTATGACAAAAAGCTAAGCGAACTGTCGGCTGCCGACGATGATCATCCGCTGAAGGCCAGCAACATGTCCTTTGCCAATCTTTCCTTGAATGCCGAACAATCCAGTCCGCCGCAGGCCTTGCCCGAGGAAATCAATTCCGTGGCCGTGGACTGGAAGCCCATGCGCAACGTGACCACCTGCTCCTGCTCCACGCCCTTCGATCAGTTCAGCAAAAAG ACACATTGCTGGCGCTGTGGGGACATCTTCTGCGAGCGCTGCATAGACAAGAATGTGGCTCTGCCAGGACACGACAGTGGAAAGCCGGTGCCGGTGTGCCGAGGCTGCTTCCGGCAGATGCAAAAGCAGAGCCCGTAG
- the LOC108010090 gene encoding glycine, alanine and asparagine-rich protein isoform X1 — protein MFVLLGVLCLLQTASLVPAQLITLRDGKVGVNFAGFHADAGLGGLLTGNSAHGGLSASAGTPWGSRAAAGLGGNLDGRAAGVGYAAAQANPSVGASALLGGSAGEHGYIGAEAHSPGRSVISSSSSNHGVQPAHPENPVPASPTSGPVATSHIQRVKPPKKYSLIKQDPDRSEIIENHVKAAADADADAVDKHQPLAFPAFPAAPPTALVIVKRPRPHAKRQRQRQRVVYVMQQQQQQQPQEQQIPEQAGQKDEPQSTVEVKSEAKAVHVHKYKSVQRPQAVNNRFLAPQAQGPVGLALDIPIGILRSLQQSLGALTGGVVPAVAGAAAGAGVGGGANAGANAGAGAGVAPNAH, from the exons CCCGCCCAG CTGATTACACTGCGCGATGGCAAGGTGGGCGTGAATTTTGCAGGATTTCACGCGGACGCGGGACTCGGAGGACTCCTCACAGGAAACTCTGCCCACGGCGGACTCAGCGCCTCGGCCGGAACTCCGTGGGGTTCCCGGGCAGCCGCGGGTCTGGGCGGCAATCTGGATG GAAGAGCCGCCGGCGTGGGCTATGCCGCCGCCCAGGCCAATCCTTCCGTGGGGGCCAGTGCTCTTCTGGGTGGCAGCGCTGGGGAACATGGTTATATCGGTGCCGAGGCCCACAGTCCAGGAAGGAGTGTGATCTCCTCATCCTCCTCGAATCACGGTGTCCAGCCAGCTCATCCTGAAAATCCTGTGCCCGCTTCGCCCACTTCTGGTCCTGTCGCCACCAGCCACATCCAGAGGGTCAAGCCACCCAAGAAGTACTCGCTGATTAAACAAGAT CCGGACCGCAGCGAAATCATTGAAAATCATGTTAAAGCGGCCGCAGATGCTGATGCCGATGCGGTGGATAAACACCAGCCCTTGGCTTTTCCGGCATTTCCGGCTGCCCCGCCCACTGCGCTGGTAATTGTCAAGCGACCACGCCCACATGCAAAGCGACAACGTCAGCGGCAACGTGTCGTATACGtgatgcagcagcaacagcagcagcagccgcaggAGCAACAAATTCCAGAGCAGGCTGGCCAAAAGGACGAGCCCCAGTCGACCGTTGAG GTGAAGAGCGAGGCCAAGGCGGTCCACGTCCACAAGTACAAGTCCGTCCAGCGACCTCAGGCCGTGAACAATCGCTTCCTGGCACCCCAAGCCCAAGGACCCGTGGGTCTGGCCCTTGAT ATTCCCATTGGCATTCTGCGATCCCTGCAGCAATCTTTGGGCGCTTTAACCGGTGGAGTAGTACCTGCAGTTGCAGGTGCAGCCGCTGGTGCAGGTGTAGGTGGAGGTGCAAATGCAGGTGCAAATGCAGGTGCAGGTGCTGGTGTAGCTCCCAACGCTCACTAG
- the LOC108010092 gene encoding uncharacterized protein translates to MLTKARDGESKGRRRWPAIFWMWLPVCLLLLPGQVLLGDAASVTWGHVNKYASVLHTEDVYLAPDSPGQDIVYGSQNASDNYRITGIHVEDLNGGAEALLTAGGIGQEFVVLHSQRNQEAKEEKPEPAHLEVSIYGVDL, encoded by the exons ATGTTGACAAAAGCGAGGGACGGGGAATCGAAAGGCCGTCGGCGGTGGCCAGCGATATTTTGGATGTGGCTTCCAGTGTGTTTGCTCCTGCTGCCTGGCCAGGTGTTGCTCGGCGATGCCGCCTCCGTCACCTGGGGACATGTCAACAAATACGCCAGCGTCCTCCACACCGAAGATGTTTACCTAGCGCCGGATTCCCCGGGCCAAGATATCGTCTACGGCTCGCAG AATGCCAGCGATAACTACCGAATTACGGGTATTCATGTCGAGGATCTGAACGGTGGAGCAGAGGCCTTACTCACAGCAGGCGGCATTGGCCAGGAGTTTGTGGTTCTTCATTCCCAGAGAAATCAAGAAGCCAAGGAGGAAAAACCAGAACCAGCTCATCTCGAGGTCTCTATCTATGGAGTGGACCTATAG